GGGGAACCCATGCCGCGCGCTGACGAGATCCGAATGAACGACGACGAGATCCGCGAGTACCTGAGGAACGGTCACACCATCATCCTCGTTTCCAACGGTCGCAAGGGATTCCCCCACGCCGTGCCGATGTTCTACGGCATCGACGACGACCTCACGATTCGCTTCGCCACCTACGGCTCGAGCCAGAAGGTGAAGAACATCGAACGCGACCCCCGGGTCACGCTCCTCGTCGAGAGCGGCTCGGCCTACGACGAACTCCGGGGCGTCATGGTCGAAGGCCAAGCCGAGATCGTGACCGACCTCGACGCC
The DNA window shown above is from Candidatus Binatia bacterium and carries:
- a CDS encoding pyridoxamine 5'-phosphate oxidase family protein → MPRADEIRMNDDEIREYLRNGHTIILVSNGRKGFPHAVPMFYGIDDDLTIRFATYGSSQKVKNIERDPRVTLLVESGSAYDELRGVMVEGQAEIVTDLDATVDTMIEAMGKTENALPPAASLPEDVKKQMAGKRVLIRVRPTRFLSWDHGKLPTSKTPNAL